One stretch of Eggerthella lenta DSM 2243 DNA includes these proteins:
- a CDS encoding type IV toxin-antitoxin system AbiEi family antitoxin domain-containing protein, whose product MDRSEEIAEFVEDSGGIASAAQIAKAGFLPGSISYALESGAIDKLTRGVYCLPEVFDDEFAAISYRWSKCVLSHGSALYLAGLSDKVPAAIDVTVPRGYNPRGLTQEYPDTKIHRLSPELYELGIVKAKSPGGGTVKAYCAERAVADLISQRVSEGADPQLVRDAVAGYFKRKGADLPKLARMCNALGVEKEFRMYLEVLT is encoded by the coding sequence ATGGACAGAAGCGAGGAGATAGCCGAATTCGTAGAAGACTCGGGCGGCATCGCGAGCGCGGCGCAAATCGCGAAAGCGGGCTTTCTGCCGGGCTCGATCTCCTACGCCCTTGAATCGGGCGCTATAGACAAGCTTACCCGGGGCGTGTACTGTCTGCCCGAAGTCTTCGATGACGAGTTCGCAGCGATATCCTACAGGTGGAGCAAATGCGTGCTATCGCATGGAAGCGCGCTGTACCTCGCCGGCCTTTCCGACAAGGTTCCCGCCGCAATCGATGTCACCGTCCCGCGCGGCTACAACCCGCGTGGCCTTACCCAAGAATATCCCGATACGAAGATTCACCGTCTCTCTCCCGAGCTCTACGAGCTCGGCATCGTTAAGGCAAAGTCCCCAGGAGGGGGCACTGTGAAAGCCTATTGCGCCGAACGGGCCGTAGCCGATCTCATTTCGCAGAGAGTCTCCGAAGGAGCGGACCCCCAGCTCGTCCGCGACGCGGTCGCGGGTTACTTCAAAAGGAAAGGCGCCGACCTGCCTAAGCTCGCACGGATGTGCAACGCGCTCGGCGTCGAGAAAGAGTTCAGGATGTATTTGGAGGTGCTCACATGA
- a CDS encoding helix-turn-helix domain-containing protein, producing the protein MNIMSNGTKKNIEIIIPSSLDDEGARMLVIPLLREPVLMQDVYQPDQVMKLLRISKPRFYELTDLKQRNPLPTHNYGPGKRGTIILREELVEWIASLPKGIGNGKPGEPHED; encoded by the coding sequence GTGAACATCATGTCCAACGGAACAAAGAAGAACATCGAGATCATCATCCCGTCCTCGCTCGACGACGAAGGCGCGCGCATGCTCGTCATCCCGCTGCTGCGCGAGCCGGTGCTCATGCAGGACGTGTACCAGCCCGATCAGGTGATGAAACTGCTGCGAATCAGCAAGCCTCGTTTCTACGAGCTCACCGATCTTAAGCAGCGCAACCCGCTGCCTACGCACAACTACGGCCCGGGCAAGCGCGGCACGATCATCTTGCGCGAGGAACTCGTCGAATGGATCGCGTCGCTGCCCAAGGGCATCGGCAACGGCAAGCCAGGCGAGCCGCATGAAGATTAG
- a CDS encoding helix-turn-helix domain-containing protein produces MESKNAERLQQAGRPGAAEPSGPMPPLYTVTEVADYLHVSRSTVYRLIEDGSLRGTRIGQALRFTPDNIRELIALGSVDRGA; encoded by the coding sequence ATGGAAAGCAAGAACGCCGAACGGCTGCAGCAGGCAGGGCGTCCGGGCGCGGCGGAGCCCTCGGGCCCCATGCCGCCCCTGTACACCGTGACAGAGGTCGCGGACTACCTGCACGTGAGCCGCTCGACAGTGTACCGCCTCATCGAGGACGGGAGCCTGCGCGGCACCCGCATCGGGCAGGCGCTGCGTTTCACTCCGGACAACATCCGCGAGCTCATCGCGCTCGGCTCCGTCGACCGGGGCGCCTAA
- a CDS encoding ATP-binding protein, whose translation MDEESTFRLYTKEEADARGIGYDSQVEIRCPHCGEPYEQQGFIGRAGRIAWVTHRECQCEGAVAEREQARQAEAEAKRMESQRRLKRCGVPRRYMSAQISVPEAARYVVGFGSAGDKGLYIVGGVGTGKTYEACALAKSFIEAGYTVRVTTSLAMLDSVSRSYDDPSIAGISIFTGVDVLVIDDLGKENANAWALTTLFQIINSRYEDGKPTIYTSQYDLQSLQRRMSRQHESESAEAIVSRICETSTIVQLGGKDRRRSAKAK comes from the coding sequence ATGGACGAGGAGAGCACTTTCAGGCTCTACACGAAGGAAGAGGCCGATGCGAGGGGCATAGGCTACGACTCCCAAGTTGAGATCCGCTGCCCGCACTGCGGCGAGCCGTACGAGCAGCAGGGCTTCATCGGGCGCGCGGGCCGAATCGCCTGGGTCACCCACAGGGAATGCCAATGCGAGGGCGCAGTCGCCGAGCGCGAGCAGGCCCGACAGGCCGAAGCGGAGGCGAAGCGGATGGAATCCCAGCGCCGACTCAAGCGCTGCGGGGTCCCGCGACGCTACATGTCCGCCCAGATCAGCGTGCCGGAGGCGGCAAGGTACGTCGTCGGGTTCGGCAGCGCCGGGGACAAGGGCCTCTACATCGTCGGCGGCGTGGGGACTGGAAAGACCTACGAGGCCTGCGCGCTCGCGAAGTCGTTCATCGAAGCGGGCTACACCGTGCGCGTGACGACGTCGCTCGCAATGCTGGACTCGGTGAGCCGAAGCTACGACGACCCGTCGATAGCCGGCATCTCAATTTTCACCGGGGTCGACGTCCTCGTGATCGACGACCTCGGCAAGGAGAACGCCAACGCGTGGGCGCTCACGACCCTGTTCCAGATCATCAACTCACGCTACGAGGACGGCAAGCCGACCATCTACACGTCGCAGTACGACCTGCAATCGCTCCAACGCCGCATGTCGCGCCAGCACGAATCCGAGAGCGCCGAGGCCATCGTGTCCCGCATCTGCGAGACAAGCACGATCGTCCAGCTCGGCGGGAAGGACCGCCGCCGGAGCGCGAAGGCGAAATAA